The Klebsiella quasivariicola region ACATTGCCCCGCGTGCGGTCGGCAATCTCGAGCTGGCGAACGATGAAGTGCGCTTTAACGCGCGCTTTGGCGGCGTGCCGCGTAACGTTTCTGTCCCGCTGGCTGCGGTACTCGCCATCTATGCCCGTGAGAACGGCGCCGGCACGATGTTTGAACCGGAAGCGGCCTATGACGAAGATGTCAGCAGCCTCAACGATGATGACGTCGCGCCTGAGAGTGAAAGCGAAACGGTGATGTCGGTGATCGATGGCGATAAGCCGGATAATCACGACGACGATCCTGACGACACGCCGCCGCCGCGCGGTGGTCGCCCGGCGCTGCGCGTGGTGAAGTAAACCCCTTCTCTGACAGGCCCTGCGGGGCCTGTTTTTTTGACTGTCTGCTTTGTTAACCCCGCCACACATCGCACGTCCTGCGGCTGATACTGTTACGCTAAACGTATCGTTCAGGGAGCAGGAATGTCTTTATTGGCACAACTAAATTCGCGTATACACCTTCATGGTGGGTTAATCGTTTCCTGCCAGCCGGTACCGGGCAGTCCGCTGGATAACCCCGCTATCGTCGCGGCAATGGCGCTGGCGGCTGAGCAGGCGGGAGCGGTAGCGCTGCGCATCGAAGGGCTGGCCAACCTGCAGGCCGTTCGTCCGTTAGTGACGGTGCCCGTTATTGGGTTGATCAAACGCGATTTGCCCGATAGCCCGGTGCGTATTACGCCATGGCTGGAAGATATCGACGCGCTGGCGCAGGCCGGGGCCGATATCATTGCTTTCGACGGCACGCGGCGGCGGCGTCTGGCCACCGTTTCGTCACTGTTAGCTGAAATTCACCAGCAGGGGAAAGTGGCGATGGCCGATTGCTCATCTCTCGACGACGCTCTCGAGTGCTGGCAGTTGGGCGCTGAGATTATCGGTACCACCCTCTCGGGCTATATCGCGAATGAGACACCTGTTGAGCCGGACCTGGCGCTGGTGAAAAGCCTGAGCGTGGCAGGCTGCCGGGTGATTGCCGAGGGGCGCTATAACACGCCAGCCCAGGCGGCGGAGGCGATGCGCTGCGGCGCGTGGGCGGTGACCGTCGGCTCGGCGATCACTCGCTTAGAGCATATCTGCGGCTGGTATAATTCGGCGCTGAAAGCGGCGGTTTGCCCGGCGAATGAGCAATAAAAAAGCCCGATGGCGTTAACCATCGGGCTTTTATGCGCTGAGGCTCAGAGCCTAATCAGACCTCGAGGTAGTTGAGGATCCCGTCCGCCGCTTTCCGGCCTTCGGCAATCGCTGTCACCACCAGGTCGGAACCGCGAACGATATCGCCACCGGCGAAGATTTTCGGGTTGCTGGTCTGGAAGGCGTTGTCGCTGCCTTCCGGCGCAATGATACGGCCCTGAGAGTCCAGCTCGACGCTGTGCTTCGCCAGCCACTCCATGCTGTGCGGACGGAAACCAAACGCCATCACTACGGCGTCTGCCGGCACCACATGCTCTGAACCAGGGACGATCTCCGCGCGACGGCGGCCTTTCGCGTCCGGCTGGCCCATTTCGGTGCGCGCCATCTTCACGCCGCACACTTTGCCATTGGCATTCACTTCCACACCCAGCGGCTGGACGTTGAACTGGAACTCAACGCCTTCCTCACGCGCGTTTTTCACTTCGCGTTTTGAACCCGGCATGTTCTCTTCGTCACGACGATAGGCGCAGATCACGTGCGCCGCATTCTGACGAATGGAGGTCCGCACGCAGTCCATCGCGGTGTCGCCACCGCCGAGCACGACCACGCGTTTGCCTTCCATGCTGACATAGGGCTCATCGGCCGTTTCGCCAAAGCCCATGATC contains the following coding sequences:
- the sspB gene encoding ClpXP protease specificity-enhancing factor, yielding MDVSQLTPRRPYLLRAFYDWLLDNQLTPHLVVDVTLPGVLVPMEYARDGQIVLNIAPRAVGNLELANDEVRFNARFGGVPRNVSVPLAAVLAIYARENGAGTMFEPEAAYDEDVSSLNDDDVAPESESETVMSVIDGDKPDNHDDDPDDTPPPRGGRPALRVVK
- a CDS encoding N-acetylmannosamine-6-phosphate 2-epimerase; translated protein: MSLLAQLNSRIHLHGGLIVSCQPVPGSPLDNPAIVAAMALAAEQAGAVALRIEGLANLQAVRPLVTVPVIGLIKRDLPDSPVRITPWLEDIDALAQAGADIIAFDGTRRRRLATVSSLLAEIHQQGKVAMADCSSLDDALECWQLGAEIIGTTLSGYIANETPVEPDLALVKSLSVAGCRVIAEGRYNTPAQAAEAMRCGAWAVTVGSAITRLEHICGWYNSALKAAVCPANEQ